Proteins from a single region of Negativicutes bacterium:
- a CDS encoding DUF2225 domain-containing protein — translation MAESDYTYVAERECPVCNKKIKVTMVRTRLIKTKQDSDFCTYYKDINPYYYSIWVCEHCGYAAQDTYFESINERDKKVIAEFLKSREISIKIDLKRSREQALVAFKLAIYYADLLGMPASKMGGLYLKLAWIYRADKMEMDEKKVLLRALGYYEKALISERFPIGNMTDTFLMYLIGALYQRIGNYDQAVSYLSKVVSSERSKMEPNILKMARDLWQDIRELRRLEAEGQTTDETTDKII, via the coding sequence GTTAGAACGAGGCTAATTAAAACAAAGCAGGATTCAGATTTTTGTACCTACTATAAAGATATTAACCCTTATTATTATTCAATTTGGGTCTGTGAACATTGCGGTTATGCTGCGCAGGATACTTATTTTGAGTCAATAAATGAGCGTGATAAAAAGGTTATTGCAGAATTTTTAAAATCCCGAGAAATTTCTATTAAAATAGATTTAAAAAGAAGCAGAGAGCAAGCGTTGGTTGCTTTTAAATTGGCAATTTACTATGCGGATTTACTAGGTATGCCGGCCAGTAAAATGGGCGGTTTGTATCTTAAATTGGCGTGGATTTATCGAGCAGATAAAATGGAGATGGACGAAAAGAAAGTATTATTACGTGCACTGGGTTATTATGAAAAAGCGTTAATTTCTGAGCGATTTCCTATTGGCAATATGACGGATACTTTCTTGATGTATTTGATTGGAGCGTTGTATCAACGGATCGGTAATTACGATCAAGCGGTGTCATATCTTAGCAAGGTAGTTTCCAGTGAAAGATCAAAAATGGAGCCTAATATTTTAAAAATGGCGCGTGATTTATGGCAAGATATTAGAGAACTAAGACGTCTGGAAGCCGAAGGTCAAACAACCGATGAAACAACAGACAAAATTATTTAG
- a CDS encoding DUF4127 family protein: protein MSRRLVSLFLATLMVVMLTAVTGEAAAKKQRIIYIPHDNRPISFEQTISSIKGMEFEVLTPPEELLGNRTYGGDPDGLWRWLFKTTVKSFTDKDNEVEDYIVMSSDSMIYGSLVASRKHEFSDETILRRVDNFKALRKFNPNAKIYVFSSIMRSPKVSHGGVEPNYYEEFGPAIFEITSLRDKAEIDGLNNIDIERLNKLQSEMPNAFINDWLRRRQKNFGVNVKLIEYAKENVFDYLALGRDDNAVYSQTSKENRELSKLTLNLSTEKFRSLAGVDEMGLILLTRAVNKIKQLTPRVYVQYGYGVGGATIPTYSDSEISKSINDHILAAGGKEIYLPNNIDLVLMVNTNEYGITRDASSLMNIPIDNKNIIEFVDKVSKFIGHGYKVAIADITFSNGSDNDLMAQLEKRDLLTKLTAYSGWNTADNSAGFVIGQSLLSPNLSTDKIKELLVLRLIDDWGYQANVRQQLVKEVLTPENISYVDLNGKESILEQNANKRIYKFISKHLWRFDIKTAKLSFPWKRMFEVKVDVSLNYANQSLLYKTKGW, encoded by the coding sequence TTGAGCAGGAGACTTGTAAGCTTATTTTTAGCTACCTTAATGGTAGTGATGCTTACTGCAGTCACTGGTGAAGCTGCCGCCAAAAAACAACGGATTATTTACATCCCACATGACAATCGACCGATATCTTTTGAACAAACAATCAGTTCAATCAAGGGGATGGAGTTTGAAGTATTGACGCCACCGGAAGAATTGTTAGGCAATCGCACTTATGGTGGTGATCCTGATGGGTTATGGCGTTGGTTGTTTAAAACTACAGTAAAATCATTTACCGATAAGGATAATGAAGTTGAAGATTATATTGTAATGTCATCCGACTCAATGATTTATGGCAGTTTGGTTGCTTCACGCAAGCATGAATTCAGTGATGAAACTATTTTAAGAAGAGTGGATAATTTTAAGGCATTGAGAAAGTTTAATCCTAATGCTAAAATCTATGTATTTTCTTCGATTATGAGATCGCCGAAAGTTAGTCACGGCGGTGTAGAGCCTAATTATTATGAAGAGTTCGGCCCGGCTATTTTTGAAATAACTTCACTTAGGGATAAAGCTGAAATTGATGGTTTAAATAATATTGATATTGAGCGATTGAATAAACTACAAAGCGAAATGCCGAATGCTTTTATTAATGATTGGCTCAGGCGAAGGCAGAAAAACTTTGGCGTTAATGTTAAGTTAATTGAATATGCTAAAGAAAATGTTTTTGATTATTTAGCACTGGGACGTGATGATAATGCAGTTTATTCTCAAACCAGCAAAGAAAATAGAGAGCTTAGCAAGCTGACGTTAAATTTATCAACTGAAAAGTTTAGATCGCTAGCTGGTGTTGATGAAATGGGCTTGATCTTGTTAACAAGAGCGGTTAATAAAATCAAGCAACTTACACCGCGAGTTTATGTTCAATATGGTTATGGAGTTGGTGGAGCAACTATTCCCACTTATTCTGACAGTGAAATCAGCAAATCTATCAATGACCATATTTTAGCGGCGGGAGGCAAGGAAATTTATTTGCCTAATAATATTGATTTGGTTTTGATGGTTAATACTAATGAATATGGAATAACACGAGATGCCAGTTCGTTAATGAATATACCGATTGATAATAAAAATATTATTGAATTTGTTGATAAAGTTAGTAAATTTATTGGGCATGGCTATAAGGTGGCGATTGCTGATATTACTTTTTCCAATGGTTCTGATAATGATTTAATGGCACAATTGGAAAAACGCGATTTACTAACCAAACTTACGGCCTATTCTGGATGGAATACTGCGGATAACTCCGCCGGCTTTGTTATTGGACAAAGTTTGCTTAGTCCAAATTTGTCGACTGATAAAATTAAAGAGTTATTAGTGTTGCGCTTGATTGATGATTGGGGTTATCAAGCTAATGTTCGCCAACAATTAGTGAAAGAGGTTTTAACACCGGAAAATATAAGTTATGTTGATTTAAATGGCAAAGAAAGTATTTTAGAACAAAATGCTAATAAAAGAATATATAAATTTATCAGTAAACATTTGTGGCGTTTTGATATTAAGACGGCAAAACTTTCATTCCCTTGGAAGCGGATGTTTGAAGTTAAGGTTGATGTTAGTTTGAATTATGCTAATCAAAGTTTATTGTATAAAACAAAGGGCTGGTGA
- a CDS encoding DUF4127 family protein: MMVRKLTKNFVGLIITLIVLMGLQSSVWANSKIIFIPHDNRPISFAQTVESAEGLGFEIVVPPEHLLGNRTDSGKVEALWQWLFQEIKTADSVVLSADSLIYGSLVDSRKHELSLETLLERTDKFAKLKQLQPNLRIYVFASIMRSPRSSFGGVEPSYYEQYGPSIFAATALEDKAETVGLTKVEEKELLKFKKNVPEAAFADWLERRSKNFTVNAKLVSLVNNNDFVYLALGRDDNAPFSQTRKESRLLKEQADATPVSKFQCLAGIDELGMVLLTRAINDLSFNIPLVKIEYANGVGKNTVPTYSDEEIDKSIWQHLLATGALPTKYYDRADFVLMVNTAFDGTTLEANSSSNDVNLKYNTKSFVDAVDKVLNQEREVVIADIAFANGADNALMQELTERKLLPQLLAYGGWNTANNTAGFAIGQGILAKQKNETEKNYLLSVRLLDDWAYQANIRQELNNEIIYKYNGSGVDVENLKPLLIAKGNEKLKLFINKNLKQFKIKEAQISFPWNRMFEAEIDVSL, encoded by the coding sequence ATGATGGTGAGGAAGCTTACGAAAAACTTTGTGGGTCTGATAATAACATTAATAGTGCTAATGGGGCTGCAAAGTAGTGTTTGGGCTAATAGTAAGATAATTTTTATACCACATGATAATCGCCCTATTTCTTTTGCCCAAACGGTAGAAAGTGCCGAAGGATTAGGCTTTGAAATAGTGGTGCCTCCGGAACATTTATTAGGTAATAGAACCGATAGTGGCAAAGTAGAAGCATTATGGCAGTGGTTATTTCAAGAAATAAAAACAGCTGATAGCGTGGTGCTATCAGCAGATTCTTTAATTTATGGCAGTTTGGTTGACTCGCGTAAGCATGAATTATCGCTTGAAACATTATTGGAGCGTACTGATAAGTTTGCTAAGCTCAAACAATTACAGCCTAACTTGCGGATTTATGTGTTTGCTTCAATTATGCGTTCGCCACGCAGTAGTTTTGGTGGGGTTGAACCGAGCTATTATGAGCAATATGGTCCTAGTATTTTTGCGGCAACAGCCTTAGAAGATAAAGCTGAAACGGTAGGGTTAACAAAAGTTGAAGAGAAAGAACTTTTAAAATTCAAAAAAAATGTTCCAGAGGCTGCGTTTGCTGATTGGTTAGAACGCAGAAGTAAAAACTTTACAGTTAACGCTAAGTTAGTATCTTTGGTGAATAATAATGATTTTGTCTATTTGGCGTTGGGGCGTGATGATAATGCTCCCTTTTCACAAACGCGGAAAGAAAGTAGACTGTTAAAAGAACAGGCCGATGCTACTCCTGTTAGTAAATTTCAATGTCTAGCTGGTATTGATGAGTTAGGGATGGTCTTATTAACCAGAGCGATTAACGATCTTTCATTTAATATTCCATTGGTAAAAATTGAATATGCCAATGGTGTGGGAAAAAATACAGTGCCAACTTATTCGGATGAAGAAATTGATAAGTCGATATGGCAACATTTATTGGCAACCGGTGCGCTACCAACAAAATATTATGATAGAGCTGATTTTGTGTTAATGGTTAATACTGCCTTTGATGGTACAACGTTAGAAGCTAACAGTAGTTCCAATGATGTCAACCTAAAGTACAATACGAAAAGTTTTGTAGATGCTGTTGATAAAGTGTTGAATCAAGAACGTGAAGTCGTTATTGCCGATATTGCTTTTGCGAATGGCGCTGATAATGCTCTAATGCAGGAGTTGACAGAGCGTAAACTTTTACCGCAATTATTAGCTTATGGCGGTTGGAATACAGCCAATAATACGGCTGGTTTTGCAATTGGGCAAGGTATTTTGGCTAAACAAAAAAATGAGACTGAAAAGAATTACTTGCTAAGTGTGAGATTATTAGATGATTGGGCTTATCAAGCTAATATCAGACAAGAACTTAACAATGAAATTATTTATAAGTATAATGGTAGTGGTGTTGATGTGGAAAATTTAAAACCATTATTAATTGCTAAGGGCAATGAAAAATTAAAATTGTTTATTAATAAAAACTTGAAGCAATTTAAGATTAAAGAAGCTCAAATAAGTTTTCCGTGGAACAGAATGTTTGAAGCGGAAATTGATGTTAGCTTATAA
- a CDS encoding flavin reductase family protein codes for MKEVDYADYAQQAIEILSKGAFLNTTDGTTDNTMTIAWGSIGFIWGKPIFMVMVRPSRYSFNNIESQEDFTVSIPLTDMSNALKICGSKSGRDINKFEAASLELMPGQKVKTKAIKNCGLHFECKIMYKQAMDTNHLNPEILNHKYASGDLHTLYYGEILSCYIEK; via the coding sequence ATTAAAGAAGTAGATTATGCTGATTATGCACAGCAAGCGATTGAGATTTTAAGTAAGGGCGCTTTTTTAAACACTACTGACGGGACAACCGACAATACCATGACCATTGCCTGGGGCTCAATCGGTTTTATCTGGGGTAAGCCTATTTTTATGGTAATGGTTCGCCCTTCCCGTTATTCTTTTAATAACATTGAAAGCCAAGAAGATTTTACGGTTAGTATTCCACTAACCGATATGAGTAATGCATTAAAAATTTGCGGTTCAAAATCCGGTCGAGATATCAACAAATTCGAAGCTGCTAGCCTCGAATTGATGCCGGGACAAAAGGTTAAAACTAAAGCCATCAAAAATTGCGGTTTACATTTCGAATGCAAAATAATGTATAAACAAGCTATGGATACAAATCATCTTAACCCCGAAATTTTAAATCATAAATATGCCAGTGGAGATTTGCACACTCTTTATTATGGAGAAATATTAAGTTGCTATATCGAAAAATAA
- the serC gene encoding 3-phosphoserine/phosphohydroxythreonine transaminase produces the protein MTNRIFNFSAGPATLPLEVLEKAQAEFLNFNNTGMSIMEMSHRSKPYEAVHNEAIATMKELLGLGDDYEVLFLQGGASSQFSMIPLNLLTEGKTADYILTGSFAEKAHKEAKLIGKTHVAASTKEENYKRIPNLDEIKFSENPAYVHITSNNTIFGTEWTVFPETGAIPLIADMSSDILSQPFDATKFALIYAGAQKNLGPSGVTVVIMRKDLVKNAPENLSTMLKYETHIKNNSLYNTPTTFGIYILNLVLQWVKNNGGLEAMGKRNKAKAAIIYKTIDESNGYYTGHAEPNSRSIMNVTFRLPSEELEQKFIAEATKAGLNGLKGHRSVGGLRASIYNAMPTEGCQALGDFMVEFQKNNPQ, from the coding sequence TTGACTAATCGTATCTTTAATTTCAGTGCAGGTCCTGCAACTTTGCCATTGGAAGTACTGGAAAAAGCACAAGCTGAATTTCTAAACTTCAATAATACCGGCATGTCTATTATGGAAATGAGTCACAGATCAAAACCTTATGAAGCAGTTCATAACGAAGCAATTGCTACAATGAAGGAATTGTTAGGCTTAGGTGATGATTATGAAGTTTTATTCTTGCAAGGTGGCGCTAGTAGCCAATTTTCAATGATTCCTCTTAATTTATTAACAGAAGGTAAAACTGCTGATTATATTTTAACCGGCTCTTTTGCTGAAAAAGCTCATAAAGAAGCAAAATTAATTGGTAAAACTCATGTTGCCGCTTCTACTAAAGAAGAAAATTACAAACGCATTCCGAATTTAGACGAAATAAAATTCAGCGAAAATCCAGCTTATGTTCATATAACTTCTAATAATACTATTTTTGGTACTGAATGGACTGTTTTCCCGGAAACCGGTGCTATTCCTTTAATCGCTGATATGTCTTCCGATATTTTATCACAACCATTTGATGCTACTAAATTTGCGTTAATTTATGCTGGGGCACAAAAAAATCTTGGTCCTTCCGGTGTTACTGTTGTTATCATGCGTAAAGATTTAGTAAAAAATGCTCCAGAAAATTTATCAACAATGTTAAAATATGAAACTCATATCAAAAACAACTCCTTATATAATACTCCAACGACTTTTGGTATTTATATTTTAAACCTTGTTTTACAATGGGTTAAAAATAATGGCGGATTAGAGGCTATGGGTAAACGCAACAAAGCTAAAGCTGCTATCATCTATAAAACAATTGATGAAAGCAATGGTTATTACACCGGCCATGCTGAACCTAATAGTCGTTCAATCATGAACGTAACTTTCCGTCTGCCAAGCGAAGAATTAGAACAAAAATTCATTGCTGAAGCAACTAAAGCCGGCTTAAATGGTTTAAAAGGTCATCGTTCTGTAGGTGGTTTACGCGCTTCCATTTACAACGCTATGCCAACAGAAGGTTGCCAAGCTTTAGGTGATTTCATGGTAGAGTTTCAAAAAAACAACCCGCAATAA
- a CDS encoding phosphoglycerate dehydrogenase has product MKILVADGVSEKGIEILSKEFECEIRAKLPAEELLATIHEYDGLVVRSASKVTKEVIEAATNLKVIGRAGVGVDNIDIEAATAKGIIVLNAPEGNTIAATEHTVAMMLSMARNIPQAHSSVQNGEWKRNQFVGVEMRGKTLGVIGLGRIGSGVAKRAIAFDMKVIGYDPYVNEERAKTMGIEVVSLEEIYANADFISVHMPLTAQTKDLINSETISKMKDGVYLVNCARGGIINEADLAEAVKAGKVAGAAIDVFPKEPIEPNSPLLGVDKIVLTPHLGASTVEAQIGVSVDVAYGIVAALKGEPVTTAVNMAPVAPHVLKFIKPYFGLADRMGKTAVSLAEGPITKIEVEYNGEITQYETKMISTAVLKGILNPILQESVNFVNAPGLAKDRNIQVKEVKNEASESFANLITVRTTTAKGETVIQGTLFGEEERIVAINGHRVDVDPHSKILICPHINRPGVIGKVGSIMGAAGINISGMQVGRTDISGTNIMVLTIDNEIPSEVLNEVTAIDGIFGAKLVNFDIN; this is encoded by the coding sequence GTGAAAATTTTGGTTGCAGATGGGGTATCGGAAAAAGGTATCGAAATATTGAGTAAAGAGTTTGAATGTGAAATAAGAGCTAAATTACCGGCTGAAGAATTACTAGCAACAATTCATGAATATGACGGGTTAGTTGTGCGTAGCGCCAGCAAAGTTACTAAAGAAGTAATTGAAGCGGCTACTAACTTAAAAGTTATTGGTAGAGCTGGTGTTGGTGTCGATAATATTGATATTGAAGCAGCAACAGCAAAAGGGATCATTGTTTTAAATGCACCAGAAGGAAATACTATTGCTGCTACTGAGCATACTGTAGCGATGATGCTTTCCATGGCTCGCAATATTCCACAAGCTCATTCATCAGTGCAAAATGGTGAGTGGAAACGTAATCAATTTGTTGGTGTGGAAATGCGAGGTAAAACATTAGGCGTTATCGGTTTGGGGAGAATTGGTAGTGGTGTAGCAAAAAGAGCAATAGCGTTTGATATGAAGGTTATTGGTTATGATCCTTATGTTAATGAAGAACGTGCTAAAACGATGGGAATTGAAGTTGTTTCATTAGAGGAAATTTATGCTAATGCTGATTTCATTTCTGTACATATGCCGTTAACAGCACAAACAAAAGATTTAATTAATAGCGAAACAATTTCCAAGATGAAAGATGGCGTATATTTGGTAAATTGCGCGCGTGGCGGAATTATCAATGAAGCTGACTTAGCGGAAGCGGTGAAGGCAGGCAAGGTTGCTGGAGCGGCTATTGATGTATTCCCGAAAGAGCCGATTGAGCCAAATAGTCCATTATTGGGTGTTGATAAAATTGTGTTAACACCGCATTTAGGGGCGTCAACAGTAGAAGCGCAAATCGGGGTATCAGTTGACGTTGCCTATGGTATTGTAGCAGCGTTGAAAGGTGAGCCGGTAACAACTGCGGTAAATATGGCACCGGTTGCTCCGCATGTACTTAAATTTATTAAACCTTATTTCGGTTTAGCGGATCGAATGGGTAAAACTGCGGTTTCATTAGCCGAAGGGCCGATTACGAAAATTGAAGTGGAATATAATGGTGAGATTACGCAGTATGAAACTAAAATGATTAGTACTGCCGTTTTAAAAGGGATCTTAAATCCAATTCTTCAAGAGAGCGTAAACTTTGTTAATGCTCCGGGCTTAGCGAAAGATCGCAATATCCAAGTTAAAGAAGTTAAAAATGAAGCATCGGAAAGCTTTGCTAACTTGATTACGGTTAGAACTACTACGGCTAAAGGTGAAACTGTTATTCAAGGTACATTATTTGGTGAAGAAGAGCGTATTGTGGCGATTAATGGTCATAGAGTTGACGTTGATCCACATTCCAAAATTTTAATTTGTCCGCATATCAACAGACCTGGTGTAATTGGTAAAGTTGGCTCAATTATGGGTGCTGCCGGAATTAATATTTCCGGGATGCAGGTTGGTAGAACAGATATTTCAGGAACTAACATTATGGTCTTGACGATTGATAATGAAATTCCAAGTGAAGTTTTAAATGAAGTAACTGCGATTGATGGAATTTTTGGTGCGAAACTTGTTAACTTTGATATTAACTAG
- a CDS encoding methyl-accepting chemotaxis protein: MFKSIKQQFIFLSSSLVVFTMLIAMALSYYWISDEYTANIEKNNLIIAESLAGNISQFMNNAYTINAQLGNNSDIYSGNNMRQAQILKNTVNEYPFFQVIAAHNLAGDQTARSSGSLANRADRWWFRKFINEKKPFISKSYLSLNGNIPVTTAVNGIYNDDKLVGLMMADIDLNTIQKMIEKYKLDADSYVCVLDGDGVVVSHPDSSKMSQLYNYKTQKKMISGVVENGLAKTETVSFTVAPELQDIVAKVMNGEKGVQEYQENGERFIATYCSIVLPGNSEPWSLLLIQKETAVMAFLKSLRAKIIWLTILTLALALGISYWLSNKFTKPINNLLEAAEKVKNGDLTVRIGTETQVKKNEFGRLSNSFDDMLNDLQTLICKIFNVTIDLKNSSSNLIDISAHVAANSEELSATMNVINSTVQHISAATEENASSTENVSFNVVKVAAKVNGISDEAKEAVVTAKAVTEEVKEVSTLMEEVSKSINQVANFANDVALSCERSIEISAEAESRARETDEIIRSLNINSKQVNKIVDIISNIAEQTNMLALNATIEAASAGEAGRGFAVVASEVKELSRRTSEEAGRIALQIEEMQSDMDVAVDMVGKINEVILESKDITKRIATAIGEQSSEEYKKDKGISTLKEEVNLIASKAQNVAQNAVQATLGVKAMLRNTEEIAESVEQVATSTTEIQESMANISKATLEIVKGTQDISSSLEESDAAIVDTSNKAVKVSYCADEADELASRLKELVSRFKL, translated from the coding sequence ATGTTCAAATCAATTAAGCAACAATTTATTTTTCTAAGTTCTAGTTTGGTAGTTTTTACAATGCTCATTGCCATGGCACTTAGCTATTATTGGATTTCCGACGAATATACTGCCAATATTGAAAAAAATAATTTAATTATTGCGGAAAGTTTGGCCGGCAATATCAGTCAGTTTATGAATAATGCTTATACTATTAATGCGCAGCTCGGTAATAATAGCGATATCTACAGTGGAAATAATATGAGACAAGCTCAAATTTTAAAAAATACTGTTAATGAATATCCTTTTTTTCAAGTTATTGCTGCGCATAATTTAGCTGGTGATCAGACCGCGCGGTCTAGTGGCAGTTTGGCTAATAGAGCTGACCGCTGGTGGTTTAGAAAATTTATCAATGAAAAAAAACCGTTTATCAGCAAATCCTATTTATCGTTAAATGGCAATATTCCGGTTACGACGGCGGTAAATGGAATATATAATGATGACAAATTAGTTGGTTTGATGATGGCTGACATTGATTTAAATACTATCCAAAAAATGATTGAAAAATACAAATTAGATGCTGATAGCTATGTTTGTGTACTAGATGGTGACGGGGTAGTAGTTTCACATCCCGATAGTAGTAAAATGTCACAACTGTACAATTATAAAACACAAAAGAAGATGATAAGTGGTGTGGTTGAAAATGGTCTAGCTAAGACGGAAACCGTTTCTTTCACAGTAGCACCGGAACTACAAGATATTGTAGCGAAGGTTATGAATGGTGAAAAAGGGGTTCAAGAGTACCAAGAAAATGGTGAAAGGTTTATTGCCACTTATTGCAGTATTGTGTTGCCTGGAAATTCAGAGCCGTGGAGCTTATTATTAATTCAAAAAGAAACGGCAGTGATGGCTTTTTTAAAGAGTCTTAGAGCAAAAATAATTTGGTTGACGATTTTAACATTAGCTTTGGCATTAGGGATCTCTTACTGGCTATCTAATAAATTTACTAAACCGATTAATAATTTACTAGAGGCAGCGGAAAAAGTTAAAAATGGTGACTTAACAGTGCGTATTGGCACTGAAACTCAGGTGAAGAAAAATGAGTTTGGCAGATTATCAAATAGCTTTGATGACATGCTAAATGATTTGCAGACCTTAATTTGCAAAATTTTCAATGTAACCATTGATTTGAAAAATAGTTCTTCGAATTTGATTGATATTTCTGCACATGTTGCGGCGAATAGTGAAGAATTAAGCGCAACGATGAATGTTATTAATAGTACCGTGCAACATATTAGTGCCGCTACCGAAGAAAATGCTAGTTCGACGGAGAATGTTTCTTTCAATGTTGTGAAGGTAGCAGCGAAGGTCAATGGTATTTCTGATGAGGCTAAAGAAGCTGTAGTGACAGCTAAAGCGGTTACGGAAGAAGTGAAAGAGGTTAGTACTTTAATGGAAGAGGTCTCAAAGAGTATTAATCAAGTAGCTAACTTTGCTAATGATGTAGCGTTATCTTGTGAAAGATCAATTGAAATTAGTGCAGAAGCAGAAAGCAGAGCTAGAGAAACTGATGAAATTATCAGAAGTTTAAATATAAATTCTAAACAGGTAAATAAAATTGTCGATATTATTAGCAATATTGCTGAACAGACTAATATGTTAGCACTTAATGCAACGATTGAAGCTGCTAGTGCGGGTGAGGCTGGTCGAGGTTTTGCTGTAGTAGCAAGTGAAGTAAAAGAATTATCCAGAAGAACTAGTGAAGAAGCGGGAAGAATTGCGTTACAAATTGAGGAAATGCAAAGTGATATGGATGTCGCAGTCGATATGGTCGGAAAAATTAACGAGGTTATTTTGGAATCAAAAGATATTACCAAACGCATTGCTACAGCGATTGGGGAGCAAAGTAGTGAAGAATACAAAAAAGACAAGGGTATTTCAACATTAAAGGAAGAAGTAAATCTTATTGCTAGCAAAGCACAAAATGTTGCTCAAAATGCAGTGCAAGCAACATTAGGCGTGAAAGCAATGTTAAGAAATACGGAAGAGATTGCGGAGAGTGTTGAACAAGTTGCTACTAGTACTACTGAAATCCAAGAATCGATGGCTAATATTAGTAAGGCAACACTAGAAATTGTTAAAGGAACGCAAGATATTTCCAGTAGTTTAGAAGAATCAGATGCAGCGATTGTTGATACTTCTAACAAAGCGGTAAAAGTAAGTTATTGTGCGGATGAAGCCGATGAATTAGCTTCAAGATTAAAAGAATTGGTAAGTCGTTTTAAGTTATAA